Proteins encoded in a region of the Podarcis muralis chromosome 2, rPodMur119.hap1.1, whole genome shotgun sequence genome:
- the LOC114592211 gene encoding uncharacterized protein LOC114592211 — MKREDQDSVNCMVKTGFGGAGAAPHAPQPKSAREFHLRRPEEQIKQEKDEGKFKTGRWETQWEEFLTTAESPHSSWGTPRLPEEPTPWDDAKAFLASFEQVAEACRWPQEEWVTWLLPALRGEAERAFSRLEGRDREDYGKVKAAILWQDAMRREKQRQHFRCLCYQEAEGPRGAYSRLWELCHGWLKVEKHTKEQILELLVLEQLLTILPREMQSWVREHSPETCAQAVALAEDFLLRQREAEREEKQILMPFVEVAVSFSEAGPASANLKPRELCLETKPGGETVLLDYGQGDESKENKYHLEDLKPMEPSQRRARESFPQDHGEEGAFEDEHRPRGQLADHCLGNAMMDRSISSMLDEEAFHGSLRWQKSDSLSVPEEAFQQGPITHDAQEGSYQCAECGKVLSCKDHLKRHQQIHTRKKKAHQCSYCGKCFRQRSDLVFHERIHTGEKPHKCSACGKNFRCTCQLIIHERTHTREKPYKCSACGKSFSQNANLTVHLRTHTGEKPYKCSVCGKSFIQKSHLVKHERIHTGKKACRCLAWKELPPE, encoded by the exons ATGAAAAGGGAGGATCAAGACTCTGTGAACTGCATGGTGAAGACTGGGTTTGGAGGGGCAGGAGCCGCACCTCATGCCCCACAACCAAAGAGCGCCAGGGAATTCCACCTAAGGAGGCCGGAAGAACAGATCAAACAGGAAAAGGACGAGGGAAAGTttaagacaggg aGGTGGGAAACCCAGTGGGAGGAGTTCCTGACGACAGCGGAGTCTCCCCACTCAAGCTGGGGGACCCCACGGTTGCCGGAGGAGCCCACCCCCTGGGACGACGCCAAGGCCTTCCTGGCCTCCTTCGAGCAAGTAGCCGAAGCCTGCCGCTGGCCCCAGGAAGAGTGGGTGACCTGGCTCCTGCCGGCCCTCCGGGGAGAAGCCGAGCGGGCCTTCAGCAGGCTGGAGGGCCGGGACAGAGAGGATTATGGGAAAGTGAAGGCGGCCATTTTGTGGCAGGACGCCATGCGGAGGGAGAAGCAGCGCCAGCACTTCCGTTGcctctgctaccaggaggccgaggggcCGAGGGGGGCTTACAGCCGGCTCTGGGAGCTTTGCCACGGGTGGTTAAAGGTCGAGAAgcacaccaaggagcagatcctggagctgctggTTCTGGAGCAGCTCCTGACCATCCTGCCCCGGGAAAtgcagagctgggtgagggagcaCAGCCCCGAGACCTgcgcccaggcggtggccctggccgaggaCTTCCTCCTGAGGCAGCGAGAGGCcgagagagaggagaaacag ATCCTGATGCCGTTTGTGGAGGTGGCTGTGAGTTTTTCCGAGGCAGGCCCGGCCTCGGCCAACCTCAAACCGAGGGAGCTGTGCCTGGAAACTAAGCCAGGAGGTGAAACCGTCCTTTTGG ATTATGGACAAGGAGATGaaagcaaagaaaataaatacCATCTTGAGGATCTAAAGCCCATGGAGCCTTCtcaaaggagagccagagaaaGCTTTCCTCAGGATCACGGGGAAGAGGGAGCCTTTGAGGATGAGCACAGACCTCGGGGGCAGCTGGCTGACCACTGCCTCGGGAATGCAATGATGGATCGATCCATTTCCTCCATGTTGGATGAAGAGGCTTTCCATGggagcctcaggtggcagaaatcAGACTCCCTCAGTGTCCCAGAGGAAGCTTTCCAGCAGGGCCCCATCACGCATGATGCTCAGGAGGGGTCCTACCAGTGCGCAGAGTGTGGGAAGGTCCTCAGCTGCAAGGACCATCTCAAGAGGCACCAGCAGATCCACACGAGGAAGAAGAAGGCCCACCAATGCTCCTACTGCGGGAAGTGCTTCCGCCAGAGGTCGGACCTCGTCTTCCACGagaggatccacacgggggagaagccgcaCAAATGCTCCGCCTGCGGGAAGAACTTCCGCTGCACTTGCCAGCTGATCATCCACGAGAGGACGCACACCcgggagaagccctacaagtgttccgcctgtgggaagagcttcagccagaacGCCAACCTCACGGTGCACCTGAGGACCCACACCGgtgagaagccctacaagtgctccgtttgtgggaagagcttcatccAGAAATCCCACCTCGTGAAACACGAGAGAATCCACACCGGGAAGAAGGCGTGCCGTTGCTTAGCTTGGAAAGAGCTTCCGCCGGAATGA